One stretch of Periplaneta americana isolate PAMFEO1 chromosome 1, P.americana_PAMFEO1_priV1, whole genome shotgun sequence DNA includes these proteins:
- the LOC138701588 gene encoding uncharacterized protein: MCGIQSTLQKSVVHVYNELKKEDNEEGIMLTETAITTRIGQLLGLGFTTATKVINSQKGTPLVTPGKHRLRKHPVTDADDFTKDAIARFIYDKLHKGGSTNSSKSSGTYE; encoded by the exons atgtgtggcattcagagtacgcttcagaaatctgtagttcacgtgtataatgagttgaagaaagaagataatgaagaaggaattatgctaacggagacagcaattacaaccagaataggacaattattagga cttggttttactacagccacgaaagtgataaattcacagaaggggaccccacttgtgacaccaggaaaacatagactacgtaaacatccagtgactgatgctgatgattttacgaaagatgcaattgcaagatttatttatgacaagttacataaag ggggaagtactaacagcagcaaaagttctggaacatatgaatga